In Brevibacterium zhoupengii, the following are encoded in one genomic region:
- a CDS encoding RNA polymerase sigma factor translates to MTIVSDVPISVPDAGSDAEPDAVADFSHDDNWHLHLGEVEGPETSQRLAAQRRLHELLVKASRLQVWRLRHQLAGAGSGDLEDLAQQAADDAHLAVLRRLGEFEGRSRFSTWVFKFGILQAGVAVRRQAWRHREVTLSETLPLVDADHGPASRAEGSDLRRAVHDALTTALTPRQRQIMIALLVDDVPIDVLAQRLGTTRNALYKNVHDARRRLREALIVSGHLEALPDRRTS, encoded by the coding sequence ATGACGATAGTGAGTGATGTACCGATCTCTGTCCCTGACGCCGGATCCGATGCTGAACCTGACGCCGTCGCTGACTTTTCCCACGATGACAACTGGCACCTCCACCTCGGCGAGGTCGAAGGACCAGAGACATCGCAGCGGCTCGCGGCTCAGCGCAGACTTCACGAGCTGCTGGTCAAGGCCAGCCGGCTGCAGGTATGGCGCTTGCGGCACCAACTCGCTGGTGCGGGATCAGGCGACCTGGAGGATCTGGCTCAGCAGGCCGCCGACGATGCTCATCTGGCGGTGCTGCGCAGACTCGGCGAGTTCGAGGGGCGCAGCAGATTCAGCACCTGGGTGTTCAAATTCGGCATTTTGCAGGCAGGAGTTGCCGTCCGTCGTCAGGCGTGGCGCCACCGCGAGGTGACACTTTCGGAGACTCTGCCGCTTGTCGATGCCGATCATGGACCAGCCAGCCGCGCCGAGGGCAGCGATCTGAGACGGGCAGTGCACGACGCATTGACCACAGCTCTGACGCCGCGACAGCGCCAGATCATGATCGCCTTGCTCGTCGACGATGTGCCCATCGATGTCCTGGCCCAAAGGCTGGGCACCACTCGCAATGCGCTGTATAAGAATGTCCACGATGCCAGAAGACGACTGCGCGAGGCGCTCATCGTCTCCGGTCACCTCGAGGCACTCCCCGACAGGAGGACGTCATGA
- a CDS encoding phospholipase D-like domain-containing protein, which produces MGSTSRNLRQGIGRLRAIAPWAAAGAACAVPLTIGASMAIDLLQKRDREQREAPRPGTFHADVEDSQLSIFTDGETLYEDMLAEIASATESIQMETFIWKNDEMGQKFVDAFNAAARRGVTVHLIYDGFANLSIPRSFYEQLSMRIKVLRLPTVARKFWKGPMRFSGLNHSKILVIDNKIAYVGGFNIGSLYARHWRDTHLKAAGPGTWGLRQAIAEVWNQYHDDTDKQIPWVAPTAWESKLRVSANQPVQLIYPIRSMYINAFERAQERIWLTTPYFIPDQQLLRSLIEAAERGVDVRVMVPQESNHILGDSLSRGFFEQMVRSKVTVLLYTASMIHAKIATVDGIWSTVGTANIDRLSLTFNYETNVEIIDDQFASEMEKVFLKDAEHSKVLGRDWLDRHPLTQVIEVALRPMRPFL; this is translated from the coding sequence ATGGGATCCACTTCGCGCAATCTTCGTCAGGGCATTGGTCGTCTCCGTGCCATCGCACCATGGGCCGCTGCGGGTGCGGCGTGTGCCGTGCCGCTGACCATCGGCGCATCGATGGCAATCGATCTGCTGCAGAAACGGGATCGTGAGCAGCGGGAGGCACCGCGTCCGGGCACCTTCCACGCGGACGTCGAGGACTCCCAGCTGAGCATCTTCACCGACGGCGAGACGCTGTACGAGGACATGCTCGCGGAGATCGCTTCCGCCACGGAATCAATTCAGATGGAGACGTTCATCTGGAAGAACGACGAGATGGGTCAGAAGTTCGTCGACGCGTTCAACGCCGCAGCCAGACGCGGTGTCACCGTCCACCTCATCTACGACGGCTTCGCCAACCTCTCCATTCCTCGTTCCTTCTACGAGCAGTTGTCCATGCGCATCAAGGTGCTGCGACTGCCCACTGTGGCGAGGAAGTTCTGGAAGGGGCCGATGCGCTTCTCCGGCCTCAACCACTCGAAGATCCTCGTCATCGACAACAAGATCGCCTACGTCGGTGGTTTCAACATCGGTTCGCTCTACGCTCGGCACTGGCGAGACACTCACCTCAAGGCTGCTGGGCCCGGCACCTGGGGGCTGCGCCAGGCCATCGCTGAGGTGTGGAACCAATATCATGATGACACCGACAAGCAGATTCCCTGGGTCGCGCCGACGGCCTGGGAGTCCAAACTGCGTGTCTCGGCGAACCAGCCGGTCCAGCTGATCTATCCGATCCGCTCGATGTACATCAACGCCTTCGAACGGGCACAGGAGCGCATCTGGCTCACGACCCCGTACTTCATCCCGGACCAGCAGCTGCTGCGCTCACTGATCGAGGCCGCTGAACGCGGAGTCGATGTCAGGGTCATGGTTCCCCAGGAGTCCAACCACATCCTCGGCGACTCCCTGTCACGGGGATTCTTCGAACAGATGGTGCGCTCCAAGGTCACCGTTCTCCTCTACACCGCGTCGATGATCCACGCGAAGATCGCGACAGTCGATGGGATCTGGTCGACGGTGGGCACGGCGAACATCGACCGGCTCTCACTGACCTTCAATTACGAGACCAACGTTGAGATCATCGACGACCAGTTCGCCTCCGAGATGGAGAAGGTGTTCCTCAAGGACGCCGAGCATTCCAAGGTCCTCGGCCGTGACTGGCTCGACCGTCACCCACTGACCCAGGTCATCGAGGTCGCGCTGCGGCCCATGCGCCCGTTCCTGTGA